From Aedes albopictus strain Foshan chromosome 1, AalbF5, whole genome shotgun sequence, one genomic window encodes:
- the LOC109412583 gene encoding L-dopachrome tautomerase yellow-f encodes MMTYHFHRAKLALLAVVLIQFTVRCAVADELDLVYQWTQLGSESETGQRDIQFGTETSNNGEQFNAYGNLPMGVSHHKGRLFVTVPRRRPGIPATLAVIDMRSTTGVNNPPLDGYPNFLINRLHPEYAADSRRIVSVYRTKVDSCDRLWFVDTGYLEYPDNPRQVQRPSLWVMNLNTNRRVQRFEIPEEMVEFGYGIPSITIDVEPDRCEDAYAYIPDYQWRNLYVYGLAQNRMWRFNHNFLSFEPRFGRFNVAGLQFVWNDGVFSLAIGRWDEITKERPVYLHAMASISEIVVPNSVLKNETLARSGEDYNERFRHLGPRGPNTQASGHAFDEKTGVLFYAEVNRNAIGCWNSATEFHPENHGIVHLDNKEMIYPADVTIDNDGMMWVISNRLPIWIYSRLNVNEYNYRIWRQMPARAINGTICMRN; translated from the exons ATGATGACCTACCACTTCCACCGTGCAAAACTGGCTTTACTAGCTGTTGTACTGATTCAATTCACGGTTCGGTGCGCCGTCGCAGATGAACTAGACCTCGTCTACCAATGGACCCAGCTTGGTTCTGAATCGGAAACGG GTCAACGCGATATTCAATTCGGGACCGAGACGTCGAACAATGGCGAACAGTTCAACGCGTACGGAAATCTACCGATGGGAGTCAGCCATCACAAGGGTCGTCTGTTCGTGACGGTACCAAGGAGACGTCCCGGAATTCCGGCGACCCTCGCTGTCATCGACATGCGTTCGACCACGGGCGTCAATAACCCTCCTCTCGATGGTTACCCGAACTTCCTGATCAACAGATTGCAC CCCGAATACGCCGCGGACTCCAGACGTATCGTCTCGGTCTACCGCACCAAGGTGGACAGTTGCGACCGGCTGTGGTTCGTCGATACCGGTTACCTGGAATACCCGGACAATCCACGGCAGGTGCAACGCCCATCCCTGTGGGTCATGAACTTGAACACAAATCGGCGCGTTCAGCGGTTCGAGATCCCCGAGGAAATGGTGGAGTTCGGCTACGGGATTCCCAGCATTACGATCGACGTTGAGCCCGACCGGTGCGAAGACGCATACGCCTACATCCCGGACTACCAGTGGCGCAACCTGTACGTGTACGGATTGGCCCAGAACCGGATGTGGCGCTTCAATCACAACTTCCTGTCGTTCGAGCCACGATTCGGACGCTTCAACGTGGCCGGTTTGCAGTTCGTTTGGAATGACGGCGTGTTTTCGTTGGCGATCGGACGATGGGACGAGATCACCAAGGAGCGACCGGTTTACCTGCACGCCATGGCATCCATCAGCGAGATTGTGGTTCCGAATAGTGTGCTGAAGAACGAAACGTTGGCCCGCTCGGGAGAGGACTACAACGAGCGGTTCCGGCATCTGGGGCCACGGGGTCCCAATACGCAAGCGTCGGGACACGCTTTCGACGAGAAGACCGGAGTGCTGTTCTACGCAGAGGTCAACCGAAATGCGATCGGATGCTGGAACAGCGCAACGGAGTTCCACCCGGAGAATCACGGAATTGTGCACTTGGACAACAAGGAGATGATCTACCCGGCGGATGTGACG ATCGATAACGATGGCATGATGTGGGTCATCTCCAACCGGCTGCCCATCTGGATCTACTCGCGGTTGAATGTGAACGAGTACAACTACCGAATCTGGCGCCAAATGCCGGCTAGGGCCATCAACGGAACCATTTGTATGAGGAACTGA